In a single window of the Arachis hypogaea cultivar Tifrunner chromosome 6, arahy.Tifrunner.gnm2.J5K5, whole genome shotgun sequence genome:
- the LOC140173610 gene encoding uncharacterized protein, translating to MMFFNGANNEPILCRAFPTYLDGAALLWFSKLSAGTISSFEELARSFIDCFAASRIYVHESDYLGIIKQGQHESLKDYMTRFSEATVEIPDLDPAVHLHALKTGLRPGKFQETIAITKPKSLEEFRERATGQMEIEELRHARRINKPTQSKEDD from the coding sequence ATGATGTTTTTTAACGGCGCTAATAATGAGCCCATACTTTGTCGAGCTTTTCCCACTTATCTTGATGGTGCTGCTTTACTCTGGTTCTCAAAATTGTCTGCAGGTACAATCTCTTCCTTTGAAGAACTGGCGAGGTCTTTTATCGACTGTTTTGCCGCATCAAGGATATACGTTCATGAATCAGACTACCTCGGCATAATCAAACAAGGACAACACGAAAGTCTAAAAGACTACATGACCCGATTTTCCGAAGCCACTGTGGAGATTCCGGACTTAGACCCCGCAGTCCACTTACATGCACTCAAGACCGGCCTCCGACCCGGAAAATTCCAAGAAACAATTGCAATAACCAAACCAAAGTCACTTGAGGAGTTCAGAGAAAGGGCCACGGGACAAATGGAAATAGAAGAGCTTAGACATGCTCGACGGATCAATAAACCAACTCAATCAAAAGAAGATGACTAG